One region of Oryza sativa Japonica Group chromosome 10, ASM3414082v1 genomic DNA includes:
- the LOC107278968 gene encoding small ribosomal subunit protein uS7cz/uS7cy — protein MSRRGTAEKRTAKSDPIFRNRLVNMVVNRIMKDGKKSLAYQILYRAVKKIQQKTETNPLLVLRQAIRRVTPNIGVKTRRNKKGSTRKVPIEIGSKQGRALAIRWLLEASQKRPGRNMAFKLSSELVDAAKGGGGAIRKKEATHRMAEANRALAHFR, from the coding sequence ATGTCACGTCGAGGTACTGCAGAAAAAAGAACTGCAAAATCCGATCCAATTTTTCGTAATCGATTAGTTAACATGGTGGTTAACCGTATTATGAAAGACGGAAAAAAATCATTGGCTTATCAAATTCTCTATCGAGCCGTGAAAAAGATTCAACAAAAGACAGAAACAAATCCACTATTGGTTTTACGTCAAGCAATACGTAGAGTAACTCCCAATATAGGAGTAAAAACAAGACGTAATAAAAAAGGATCGACGCGGAAAGTTCCGATTGAAATAGGATCTAAACAAGGAAGAGCACTTGCCATTCGTTGGTTATTAGAAGCATCCCAAAAGCGTCCGGGTCGAAATATGGCTTTCAAATTAAGTTCCGAATTAGTAGATGCTGCCAAAGGGGGTGGGGGTGCCATACGCAAAAAGGAAGCGACTCATAGAATGGCAGAGGCAAATAGAGCTCTTGCACATTTTCGTTAA